The following DNA comes from Magnolia sinica isolate HGM2019 chromosome 18, MsV1, whole genome shotgun sequence.
cgTCAAAGATATAATGGTTAAAATCATCTCGTTTGAAAGACTTTTGTTTTTCACCCATCCACGGTGGTTCAATGAGATCAATGATATTGTTTGAAAATCATGGCCACTGGTCACCtgtgagagagcgagagagacctTTATCCTGGTgagaactgttttttttttttttttttttttttttaaatgttttatttttacatgcacacacactcacgccatagtgggatttcaccacctatgggtacttaaCCCATGACCTGGTGTCGAAACTCTTGTAAATTCCTTTTCGCACGGTCATATCTTCAAATTTCCAACTTTTTGGGTTGCTATGTATTCCATGGAGCATTCAGGAGCAAGAAGATTCATTTGGAAATatcgagaaaaaaaaagaagaagtcaactttcccatcttCATCTCGATTTCTCCCATGAATACACACATGAATGATGATTGACAATTCTTTCCGTGATGAGTTTTGTAAtccataaaatgacatttccaGTACCCAAGAATAAAACAAAATCTCTTTCCCAGGAATTTATTTACTAGAAACAAATTCTTTGGCCCTTTTAAAAGCCTCTTACTCAAAAAAACGTAACAACGTTCCaagccaagaaaaaaaaaaaaggaataaaaggTTGGTAGGTTTCCTTCATGGGATTGCTTGTGGAAGTCTCTTCTTTCCTGATCAGCTTTCACATGGATTACCTAAAAATGTGGTAGCTCCTCGTAAACGTCTAAAGTCATCCACGTTTGTCCAAATtcaatattcaaatttcaatgttCAAACCTAAAGCTAGCTAGGCTAGAATACTCACTGGGAGAGAAACCCCACTCCATAGACACCATTTTCCATAACGAAAGATGGCATCTTTATGCAAAGGGAGCTTTTCTAAGCCCATGGCCTATGCAATAAAGCATCTGAACATGCCATAGACACCATTTTCCATAACGAAAGATGGCATCTTTATGCAAAGGAAGCTTTTCTAAGCCCATGGCCTATGCAATAAAGCATATGAACATGCCACACATAGGTTAGGTCCAAGATGCAATTACTCCATAAGACGGACACCATTACACGATGCCCTAGCCCAAGGATAAGGTTCCTTCACCAATCAAGTAGCATaagatccaatccttccatcaaaGGACACtatgaagttttctaacccctCTATGGGTTTCTATCATTGGTCCTACAtggtgggaaaagaaaatttattttcataaaaataaatatgaGGTCAGACCAacccaatgaatggattggatcagaCACTTATTTACCATTCTGGCTTATTTTTACTTGTACATGAGTTATATTTCACACACGTGTGTGCTTAGTAAAGCTCCTTGGAAGGTAAAGAGGTTTTCTAGGCTCACACGCACGTGGAATGTAGATCATGCACGCATCATACATGTGCTAGGATAATAAGTCCAAATACCCATCCACCCACCGGATTAGTATCACAACATTCAGATTGATCTGCCGAATAGGGTTGCTCCACCGAAGAGTGTGACCGAAGATACGAATAAAGAACGTGGCATTCATTATCGCAAACCAAACTATCCAAACTTCAAGATCTAAAATTATGGACACGTGTTTGCTGACTTAGAAACATTTGACCCTTTCATCTCATCCGTTTAATAAATATCCAAAAATCGACTAATTAGGTAACTGTACGTCAGTgtaactttttatttatttttttttattttttttacaaggcTTAACTTTCTccttaaaaaaattttttaaaaaataaaaaataaaaaatcaaacaggagtACGTCAGTGCAACTTGTAATTATGATCTATCTGCATtcgggcccacaatttggacagtgtAATTTAAGTTATTAGAATGCTACGTGGGTAACTTTTCAGTGCCATCGTATCAAGCATCATTACCTGCCAGAGTATGAAAGCTTCCATTCTTCATTGAATTCCACAAGCTTCTCAGAATCGTTCAAAAATAGCGGCTCTTGGTCAACACCTAGACATGCGAAGAGATGGCACCGCCGGTTTCCAGTCCAATCGGTTGGACCGTAGTCTACGGTCCACCCAACAGATAACATCCCTCCTTTCATGTGTTTGCAAAATCTAAACCCTTCAAATAGGTTTCCCACATTACGAAAATCGATTTGTTTAATAATCAGCCACACAATTTCATGCACTTATATATTTTACTTATCAATAGCTGGAAATTGtcttctatggtatggcccacctgatgaatggatggggatgatttttgcacaaggtgagcCTCATGATTGGACAATAAACCTATTGGAAGAATTCAATGTTTTACAACATAATAGATTGGAACTAATTTGCCGGATGGACCATAAATTACAGTTCAACTAGTTCAACTTGGCACCCTCTCATCTGTATATCCACCGTCACCCATCAATACATGTAAAATTAGAGGCTGAGAGGATGGCGTCTGAATACAAAGGTAAGGCGTCCTTCCCATTAAGAATAGAAAAATCATAGTCCTgaagcatcatagtggggccacattgTTCAACGGTCCAGATTGCTAATCTTATAATACCCACGGCAGATTGGGACGACCCGaagatcttgagatcctacacaCCCAATATTTGGCCTTTTTCCTAGACGGTTCTTGTAGTTATTTCATCTTGTAGATGTTTTTATCATTTGATGGGAGATATCCATTTCCTGTCCAGAAACCATACTTAATGGATAAATTCTGATCGTCCATAacaggttgaatgtggaccattgaaaataaaatttcaatggttcacattcaactccacacagcaatggtttggatcatgtgtGCATGTGGGTACGATTGGATGATATGCATTGCAGTCTGTCGAATTGGCTCAAGGAGAACGAACTCCTATAACACTTAACACATCGATTCATTTGTAATGAATTTCCATGACATGTGCAGGTAAGAACTCATGGCCTGAGCTGGTTGGGGTTGACGGTCAGGCTGCAGCGAcaaagatcgagagagagagttGTCACGTCAATGCTATTATCTTGCTCGATGGAACGCTTGTAACCTTCGATTTCAGGTGTGATAGGGTTCGGGTATGGGTGGACCACAAGGGAAAGGTGATCAGGGAACCTCAGATCGGATAGAAAAGGCACATTTGTAACCTGTAATGTGTATACACACGTATGCATGCTTGCACATGTGTGAACATGCATTTGGTATTCTACGTGCATGAGTTGTTTCATGGTATGATAATAAAATTAAGTGATATTCATAAAGGAAGGCTACCTACATCTAATTCTAATATCATATGAAATTTGTGGAGCTTGTATGTTGGTTGGATTTGATTGTTCTAATCCCATCTGCAATAGCACCAGTCATCACAATCGTTGGATTGGGGTGAAGTTTGAGGCCAATTTCTATGGCCGATTTGTGTGGCCCCACACCTCATGGTCATGATCAGACACTTCGATTAGTCTACACATCTAATTATATATATCGAAATAGAATGAACATGAAGGATGTGAGTACACAAGAGCTTTAATGAACCTATGATTGTTGTGATAGGGGCACGGGAGAGCCAGAATGGTAGTTTTGAAATAGGTCAACATGATTTATACACCTGGACATGTACAACTTCAAAGTGCCAGCTGACAATTAACCCTTGCAAAGCCGATTACCAAAATTTCTTTTTCCACTCAATTCCTTTTTACGTACCATCGAAATTCTATTCTTCATGTGAGTGCCTTACCTACTAGCTATCTGAATCAAGCTATCGTGTACAATGTAGATTGTGGTTAGCTAGGGAAAATCACCTGCTCTCCatgtgaaatggtactatgaggtggaGCTCTATgatcccaccatgttgtgtgatggacatccacgccgtgcatttggtaggtcctcTCTAGTTATGAGTTAATGCTTAAGTGGCTCCTTAGATATCTAAGAAATGATGGTTCCTTCAAGTGTAAAAATTCATCCTCTAGTAAATTTAGATTCATCAGAATCAATGACCCAACTTACATCAACATACCCCTGAAGCACATTAGGGTAATCAGAAAAATGCATAACATAGTTAATTATTTTCTTCAAGTATTTAAATACTCTAAAAATAATATTCCAATCATCTAAACTTTTATTACTTGTAAACTTACTCAATTTACTTACTGCAGAAGCAATATCAAGTTGAGTAAAAATCATCATAACATATATAAGATTGTCAATCACTTTGGAATACTCTAACTGCGATACACTGCAGCCTTCATTTTTAACTAACTTGATATTATAATCAAAAGGAGTAGAAACTCGATTCTTATCATAGTGATCAAactttctaaatattttttcaatataatgttttttctcttttgaaaGAAAGGTGACATTCCACCTGATTGTATTGATAAAAGAGAATGTACAACTTGGAGATTCGGGCGGGTCCCACAGGTTGATAGGGCACACCTATCATGTGAGAAAAGAACTAAGAAGACTAAAAGAAAGAAGATAAAGCAGTAGTTATACTGGCCACAAAAACTTGATAACATGCTAAATATTGTCCCCAGCCAAAACAGAGGAGAACCACTCGGAAATAgagcaaaagaaaaaaacaaaagaatcaTTGGGCCAAATGAGAGGGAGAACACGATCTATCCAAAATTCATAGACTAAATGCAGGATGGAAAAAAAATTGGCTGAGGCTATCCCCCAACACAGGAAACGAAGGGGAAGCGCTAAGTCATCTGACCCCCACCTTGGGTTTGGAGTGCCTGAGTTGTCCAATGCTTGCTTTGTGAAGGAGGGATCCAATTTTATGAGCCTTGGAAGATCTCCCAGCGCAAGGTAAAGCCTATTTGGGGTACCAATGCTAGTGCATTTAACAAAACCATTAGCCACAGAATTCCCCTCCCTAAGCGTATGAGACGGATGTTGAGGGGCTGGATGAGCTGTTGGATGACTCCCAAGAAGTACCAAATGTTCCAGCTATAGGAATGATTGGGATTGACCACCACATCGAAGATAATGCAAGAATCAGTTTTTGTTATGATGTTAGAAAGGCCTTTGTCTTTGCATAGCAACAAGCCATCAACCAGCTCGTGAACCTCAGCTACTATGTTGGAAAATGAGCTATAGCTGTTATGAAAGCCGAAGATGAGGTTGCCTTGGTGATCGCTGCATATTCCACCATCACCCCCCTCTCCCGGATTGCCTCTCGTTGACCTGTCCACATTCAGCTTGAGCCAACCTGGTGGGGGTTTCCTCCAAGTGATAACTTGGGCCCTATCGCAGATAATATGAAAGTTCCTATCCAAACCCAACGATTGCCTAATGATCTTTCCTGGACGGACGATATGTCAAAGTGAGGCAGCTGACTGGCTAGTTCTCTAAGCTAAATCGTGATTTTGGCGATTGTAGGGCTTGCTAAAAAGGGGCGACCATCGAATTTGGCTGTGTTCCTGCCAAGACAAAGCTCCCATATTATCAAAGTGGGGATGAAGCCATTAATAATCTACCAGGAAGAGGATTTTCTGGCAGCCATCATCCATTGTTGGATCCAGAGAGAGAATGGTTGGCCATAAGTGCAGTGGACCTTAAGTAGATGGGCAAAGAAGCTCCATACTTGTGATGCGACTTGGCCCTTGTAAAATAGGTGATCAAGGTCTTCCTCACTATGAGTGGATAGATGCATAGGGTGATGGATTGGGTGGACGATGTTAGGGGGGCTGTTCGGGAGCTAAGGGATGTTGTGAGGAATATAAGGGAAGGTGGGGCTGGTTGAAGGGGATGTTGTGCTGAGAGGAGTCAGCCTGGCCTGATGGAGAGTGCGCTAGAGTTGCCTCTGAGCTTGGGCTGTAGGCCTAGCTGAGATTGGATGGGTAGTAAAAGATGGTTGGGAGGGGATAGCTGCAGAAATTACTGACATAGAATCATTGGCCCGTGCAGGAATGTAGGGGGGAGAGTCTGAATGGAGGGGAGGAAGGCTGCCAGTGACATTTGCTTGAGGATCTGGGAGGGGGTTATCATAACTTATGCATGCATTTCGACGCCAAACTAATGTCGATTTTCTAGACTGCAGTGTCAAATGGGATCGCTCTATGCATAACTTTTCAAAGGAAAGCGAGCTTAGGAGGGAGGTACTTGTTCCAGGCCCAAGAGGTCCAGTGCTTCCTAGGCTTGGAAGTTCGGATAGCATTCCAATCCGATGCAGAATTATATAGTCATTGTTTCTCAATAGGTTCATACCTAGAATTATATTAGCTTCACCCATATCCTtcatgttaaaaataaataaaaagaatctTTTGATGTCATTTATAAATTCTAAACATGTACTAAAGGTTAGCATATCATTTACATATAGACATATAATTACTCATTTATTATCAAAGAATTTTAAATATACACATTTATCGGATTCATTAATCTTAAAGACATATGAGATGACTACTTTATCGAACTTTTCATGACATTGCTTAGGTGCCTGTTTAAGTCCATACAATGACTTGATCAATTTACACACTTTATTTTTGTAAAGTTGACCACGGCTATAtcgctttatatatatatatatatatatatatatatatatatatatatatatatatatatatatatatatatatatatatatatatatatatatatgtatatatgtatgtatgtatgtatgtatgtatgtatgtatgtattctgtTTCAAAGATTTCCTAATATCCTTCCATTTAAGTGATAGTTTGACTATAATTGTGGATACTTATAAGGATTCATTGAGATTAGTTCCATTGGCAACGATCTATTAGATGATGACCTATAACTCATGGACTTGATCGATGACAGGGTtttcatccaacattttgaaTTCAAAAAACTAACTTACATGGAATTTTTGGTTGCCTTCATCATCTGATGTGTATTCGGCAAGTAGCACCCACCTCAATTCATTAACAATCTTCTTTCAGCTGTAGACGACGTACAATAAGTAGAAAAGAGTGTCAAAGATGTGATCCTTACATAGATAATCCTTACGCTCCCAATCCTGTCGCTTTTGAACTTGTTCCATAGTATCATTATTTGAAGGCGCATGGTGTGGGAGGATCTTGAGTGGGCACTTGATCCAACTTAAGTGATGTGAGGAAGAAATGTACCATCGATTGCCATTGAAGGAAATTTGAGCCGCCAAACGTTGTTACTCGAATAAAATCAGGATGACCAATATAAGAGGTCATAATATTGCCTTAAAATTTTAAGAATTAAggttgaaagatagaaaaatactCACTTAAAGATAGGCATAAGACATGTTACGATATCGTTATCTTTAAGGCAATATTCGCACCGTACATGTGATTAAACCAGTTTGTAAGAGGGTTACAGCAAATCCTaagtttcttctccaaaatcGGAGAAATGTGGAATTCAGCCTGTAAAACTGAAAATCCACACCCAGATCACACTTTTACAACGTTCACCCCTGGTTTCTATGCTATTCCAGTTTATCCCCTGAAAAAATTTATTTGCAGTTTACTGcttgaaaattttatttacaaTTACCACCTGAAAAATTACAACTTTGCAAAACacctaaaaagaaaataaagaagaagaagaaaaagaaaaaaattgttagaattatttttgtttttcaaattgacccaaagatgggtttatatagagtCTCGAGGGACATTAAAAAGTCTCTTTTATGAAACGACACGTGCCCTTTCATGtatacatgacttttaaagatcATGCCTATTCATCAATGGCTTCCTTCCACCATTAATAACATccatttacctttttttttaaatttttaaattttgatatatatatatatatatagaacttTATAGGACAGACAGTTTGGGTTGATCACTGAGAAAAGAAAACTCCTTGACAACCTATTGTAGGCACTTTACAATTGGAGCTCATGACGATGCGAGCTCCACCCCCTACTTAGACTTTCCAATTAATGGAGTCTAGCCCAAACTTATCAAGAAAAACCAGACCTCAGATGATGCAAGAGAGATCGGATGCCTCCGAATAAAATCGGTTCCCCTAACTGTCGCAACCTTCACGGGCCAGCCCATATACTGGGCCGTTGGCTTTTCGCCTAATGTGAACAAACTAAAAACTTCCCCTTCTCTACATGGCCTCTATCCGGTTAAACCAGTATCTCCACTTCCAAGCCATCTGGGAACAACAGTTTAGAGCATCTAACACAAATTTGGAGTCGGATTTGACCACCACCTTGGATAGTCTATAGTCCAGACACAGGATGATTATGTCATGAAACGCATGTAGCTTTATGATGTTGTTCAAGCCTACCCCGTAGCCAAAGGAAAAAGCAAGAAGGAGGTTGTCGTTTGCCCCTCAGCAGATACCTCCTCCCGATAACCCCGAGTTCCTCTTGGCTGACCCATCGACGTTTAACTTAAACCATCATTGTACAGGCTTGATCCACTTCATCGGCTCTTAGGTGGTTGTAGAAGGGGGGGCGTGGTGATCCCCAACCCCCGAAGGAATAATCGGGTTACTGCCGACAAGCTGCTAGAAGGCCCTTTCCCTTTGGTGGCCCAAGCTAGCCACCATTTTACACAGGCAATGACAGTCACGATGGGGACTTGCCTCCTATCAAATTTGGTGGCATTCCTCACTTTCCAAATGTCCCACAAAATTAGATAAGGGGTCAGCCCATGCGATCAAGCTGtgttcgggggggggggggggggggggggggggggggcaaagaAGAAGTCGAAACACTGGTTGCCATGCTGCCACCAACGAACAGGTGAGTGAGTGAAAAggacaagctatatgtcctagagggggggtgaatagggtaatgccaaataaaacttataacagcggaaataaaaagaaaatgatagccaaagtaaatcacaaagcagtaaattaaaataacctcaaaattcagatcttgagaggttgatacaaacgttgttctaaggacaaccttataccaaaaaccagagtttatggtaggacaaccttatttctagaaagatctttgtatcaaatctcaaattgaagaggaatacagaattaaatacaaactgaataaattgtaattaaaaatgtattgttctagggacagccatacaccataaaaatggcagggcaaccttgctagaacaactttcaaatgaaattgaaaatcaagctaataaaagaatagcagaaaataaattctaaactattacaacattctcacaaagcttaaattaaataattacaacattcaccaccatacatacatcccacaaaaattaattaaagattagaagaataaatcaatcaaccgcaacacaagggtttatagtggttcgcctgtgtgttcaccaactgttatacaacagccacacaaaatgctactccactcctaatatcctcacacaggggatattagtgttcactaaaaataggttttcccaggttcacccaaaacctttacaattgtgtctttgtctgtgggcttacacaattaaaaaaaccccacttctgagttttcctggctctcctcagataaccaatacaacaagatttttctggcaaatcttgaaagaaaccaaaacaaaaaggaatttacaattaaatgtaaaatacctgaatatctccttcgttgtagcagcccggtagaaccaaatcagagtagatgattgaatgtccaagttcaatgtccagtactcaattacaatggttataattctaatagattttaaattaaatcaaatagggcttgccttaattgattttaattccaaagaaagggaataacaattcctcttatcaaatcagattggaataacagaaacaaaatcaattaaaataaagctaaggaaagagaatattaaataagcacacttagcttagatggagcacagaattatctctcagaagttcgatgaagattggcttgaacagattaattaaatcgatgatttcttctgagattcgtgcactatttataggtgagcagatcgtgtcttcgactggtctagagtgctcttcgactagtcaaagcaacaacagatatttgaaaaatccggcgggatatgctctgagcGTTTTACgagtggtcgaaggtctcctacgactggtcgtaggtcacctacgactggtcgtagctctccttcgactggtcgtaggtcctaaaaagcttcgctggaattcgagtcgaagatgttcgactggtcgtagatgcagtcgacac
Coding sequences within:
- the LOC131233774 gene encoding glu S.griseus protease inhibitor-like, whose amino-acid sequence is MASEYKGKNSWPELVGVDGQAAATKIERESCHVNAIILLDGTLVTFDFRCDRVRVWVDHKGKVIREPQIG